GGCATTGAGACATGAGGAGTTTCATCAAACTCTGGATATTCTGTCAATAGCATTTCCAAATCACCAGCCCAGGATTGATGCCCAAGCAAATTGATCTGAGGGATCAATTGTATGTTCCATTTCTGAGCAGCAGCAACGATCTTCTTTACTTCCTTTTTGCTCAGTGGATTTTCGTTTCTCAGGTTGGGATAGGACTCATATTCATATCCATAATCTACTCGAAGAACCAAAGTATTGATCCCGTTAGGGCCTAACTCCTGATCGATGAATTGAACGAACCTTTCCATATCCTGGGGTTGCGGAGCAGCTATTGCAAATCCATAAACATTACGAACACTATCTTCGATAAGGACTTGTCCAAATGACTGAACCAAAGAGGAGAAAAATAGCAGAGTTGATATTACTAGTTTCATAACGCCAATATAGTATCAAAAACGAATGTCTTTCTTTTCAAATCGCTTAATGCATCCAATATATCGCTAATCAGCAAAATAGACTGACTAAATAAGAGGCCTGTCAATCCCACAGATTTTTGCTATCTTAACATTAACAAACAACAATAACCCCTTTGCAATGAATTTTGATCGAACAGGCATCATCTTGTATGTGATCGACTATGAGGCATGCCTTCAATTTTATGAACAAAAATTAGGTCTTAAAAAGCTTTTCCATACTGAAGCGCTCACGTGTTTCGAATTTGGATCTTCCTATCTCATGATCGAAATGGATGATGAATACCTTGATGACGGCAATGACTCTAGTAGAATCAGAACTTGTCTACGCATGAACGTGCCCAATGTAAAAAAGCTAGCCACTCAATTAGAATCAGAAGGAGTAAGCGTGGACTATCAAGAACACAACTGGGGTACTGTGGCCAAATTTTACGATCCAGATGGAAATCTCTGTGCTTTTAAAGACAGTGCAAAATTTGAAGCACATATGTAAAAACAAAAAAGGGAGCAGCTTAGCTACTCCCTTTTCTATTATTTGATCATTATTCTTTCCTGACTCAAACGTTCCTCTCCTTGGAAAATCTCCAAAAAGTAGAGTCCTGATTCCACTCCAAGCACACCTAGCTTGACACTGTTTTCGTCTGTCGGGTTTACATCCCAGGATTTCACTATTACCCCACCCATATCAATGAGCCTGAACTCCAATTGATCATCAATTTCTATTGGGAAGTTAACCGTAAAGAAATCAATGGCCGGGTTGGGATACAACTTGAGCAATTCCTCGTTGATCACCAGAATCAGTGATTGGTTCACCTCGTGATACCCATCCGATACAGTGACAGTAACCG
This is a stretch of genomic DNA from Reichenbachiella ulvae. It encodes these proteins:
- a CDS encoding VOC family protein gives rise to the protein MNFDRTGIILYVIDYEACLQFYEQKLGLKKLFHTEALTCFEFGSSYLMIEMDDEYLDDGNDSSRIRTCLRMNVPNVKKLATQLESEGVSVDYQEHNWGTVAKFYDPDGNLCAFKDSAKFEAHM